A region of Streptomyces sp. NBC_01267 DNA encodes the following proteins:
- a CDS encoding class I SAM-dependent methyltransferase codes for MADDHHTHVQQFFGVRAAGWDARFPDDAPAFATAVAALGLRPGDAVLDAGCGTGRALPALREAVGPAGLVIGADLTPEMLASAARAGRQREAQLLLADVAQLPLLTQALDAVFAAGLIAHLPRPEANLRELARVVRPGGLLALFHPIGRAALAARQGRQLGANDLRAESMLRPLLASAGWQLTSYSDEPGRFLAVAVHQG; via the coding sequence ATGGCCGATGACCACCACACACATGTCCAGCAGTTCTTCGGCGTGCGGGCTGCCGGCTGGGACGCACGCTTCCCCGACGACGCGCCCGCCTTCGCCACTGCTGTCGCCGCACTGGGGCTGCGCCCCGGTGACGCCGTCCTCGACGCGGGCTGCGGTACCGGAAGGGCCCTGCCCGCACTGCGCGAGGCCGTGGGGCCGGCCGGTCTCGTCATCGGGGCCGACCTGACCCCCGAGATGCTGGCGTCCGCCGCACGTGCGGGACGGCAGCGCGAGGCACAGCTCCTGCTCGCAGACGTCGCACAACTTCCGCTGCTCACACAGGCGCTGGATGCCGTGTTCGCCGCCGGGCTGATCGCCCATCTGCCGCGGCCGGAGGCAAATCTGCGCGAGTTGGCGCGAGTTGTCCGGCCTGGAGGCCTATTGGCGCTCTTCCACCCGATCGGCAGGGCCGCCCTCGCGGCCCGGCAGGGGCGGCAGCTCGGCGCGAACGACCTGCGCGCGGAGTCGATGCTGCGTCCGCTGCTCGCCTCCGCGGGCTGGCAGTTGACCTCGTACAGCGACGAACCCGGCCGGTTCCTCGCGGTGGCTGTGCACCAGGGCTGA
- the xylB gene encoding xylulokinase has protein sequence MAAPEGPLVVGVDSSTQSTKVLVVDSGTGQVVASGQAPHSVSGSGGARESDPEQWWQALMSALQQCGPAVGRAAAVAIGGQQHGLVTLDGQGRPVRPALLWNDVRSAPQSERLIEELGGPDTWAERTGGLPGPATTVTKWAWLLENEPEAARAAAAVRLPHDYLTERLTGHGTTDRGDASGTGWWATATEAYDEEILSLARLSPALLPTVVRPTEPAGSVRRLTGLPLAPGTLVAPGTGDNAAAALGLGLRPGQPVLSLGTSGTVYAVSRRRPVDPSGTVSGFADARGDWLPLACTLNCTLAVDRIAALLQLDREAVEAGGSPVVLPFLDGERTPHLPRAAGLLYGLRHDTTGGQLLQAAYDGAVFALLAALDQVLDADADPAAALLLIGGGAQGTAWRETVRRLSGRSVRVPDAKELVALGAAAQAAGLLLGEDPAEVARRWDTARGPVFAPLAVDEAALHRIGSTLSEAGPLLRQESLNSPS, from the coding sequence ATGGCAGCACCCGAAGGCCCCCTTGTCGTCGGCGTGGACTCCTCCACCCAGTCCACCAAGGTGCTGGTCGTCGACTCCGGGACCGGGCAGGTCGTCGCGAGCGGGCAGGCGCCGCACTCCGTCTCGGGGTCCGGCGGCGCGCGGGAGAGTGATCCCGAGCAGTGGTGGCAGGCGCTCATGTCCGCGCTCCAGCAGTGCGGACCCGCTGTCGGCCGGGCCGCCGCCGTCGCGATCGGCGGGCAGCAGCACGGACTCGTCACACTCGACGGACAAGGCCGTCCGGTCCGCCCCGCGCTGCTGTGGAACGACGTCCGCTCCGCGCCGCAGAGCGAGCGCCTCATCGAAGAGCTCGGCGGCCCGGACACCTGGGCCGAGCGGACCGGGGGGCTGCCGGGACCGGCCACGACCGTCACCAAGTGGGCCTGGCTGCTGGAGAACGAGCCGGAGGCGGCCCGCGCCGCCGCAGCGGTCCGCCTGCCGCACGACTACCTCACCGAACGGCTCACCGGGCACGGGACGACCGATCGCGGCGACGCGTCGGGCACCGGCTGGTGGGCCACGGCGACGGAGGCGTACGACGAGGAGATCCTCTCGCTGGCCCGCCTCTCCCCCGCCCTGCTGCCGACCGTCGTACGCCCCACGGAACCCGCGGGCAGCGTACGCCGGCTGACCGGCCTCCCGCTCGCTCCGGGCACCCTGGTGGCCCCCGGGACCGGTGACAACGCAGCCGCGGCGCTCGGGCTGGGGCTGCGCCCCGGACAGCCGGTACTCAGCCTCGGCACCTCGGGCACGGTGTACGCGGTCTCCCGGCGACGGCCCGTCGACCCCTCGGGCACGGTGTCCGGCTTCGCCGACGCGCGCGGCGACTGGCTGCCGCTCGCCTGCACACTCAACTGCACCCTGGCCGTCGACCGGATCGCCGCACTGCTCCAGCTGGACCGGGAAGCGGTCGAGGCGGGCGGCAGCCCGGTGGTGCTGCCCTTCCTGGACGGCGAGCGCACGCCTCATCTGCCGCGTGCGGCAGGCCTGTTGTACGGGCTGCGCCACGACACCACGGGCGGTCAGCTGCTCCAGGCGGCCTACGACGGCGCGGTCTTCGCCCTACTGGCCGCGCTGGACCAGGTACTCGACGCGGACGCCGACCCTGCCGCAGCGCTGCTGCTGATAGGCGGCGGCGCGCAGGGCACGGCGTGGCGGGAGACCGTACGGCGGCTGTCGGGCCGGTCCGTCCGGGTGCCCGACGCGAAGGAGCTGGTCGCGCTGGGCGCGGCGGCGCAGGCCGCCGGTCTGCTGCTCGGCGAGGATCCGGCCGAGGTCGCACGCCGGTGGGACACCGCGCGCGGGCCCGTGTTCGCCCCGCTCGCGGTGGACGAGGCAGCTCTGCACCGGATCGGGTCCACCCTCTCGGAGGCCGGCCCACTGCTACGCCAGGAATCACTCAACTCACCCTCCTGA
- a CDS encoding DEAD/DEAH box helicase has product MHGLPTATLSEIAQLSRCSAVFLPADPARTGRVAFWHPDSNEPPTSPGSMEELLVVGGDTRPYSVRTMVLTVQEALPVLTRGRAAGHSSPAVAFWGSAAVLALQLAARGRLLPGLSATGHDAWRAGPLDADDLRRVRELAAAMPPTAHAVPLDPEEEPVRLPAPEELVRAFLDAVADALPRTPAAPFAAGGAAFATAAPQYLPEQQAWAADVAAGQDAGVRISLRVEVSGLTASGGEGAVGPAFRAVLQMHSVSDPSLMADAADVWSGTATGFAPRARMDALLALRRAARAWTPLAPLLSAAVPDTVELADEEVTELLGEAARALAAGGVQVHWPRELSRKLTARAVIGPADSPPGEDSAAPDAAQRSTSDLPPLLSADALLAFNWRFALGGQQLSRAELDLVAEASRPVVRLRDQWVLIDPEEARRARGTQDRKVTAIDALGAALTGTAEVDGARVEVTATGWLARLRDRLADPEGREDTGQLTIPQPAALAAVLRDYQVRGLNWLHRMTSLGLGACLADDMGLGKTVTLIALHLHRQSDEASAGPTLVVCPASLMGNWQREIEKFAPGTAVRRFHGSARSLEALEDGEFVLTTYGTMRLDTAKLADVGWGLVVADEAQHVKNPYSATARQLRTIGARARVALTGTPVENNLSELWAILDWTTPGLLGKLGSFRTRYAQAVEGGKDPGAAERLSRLVAPFLLRRRKSDPGIAPELPPKTETDLAVSLTREQTGLYEAVVRETLAEISGTDGFARRGLVVKLLTALKQICNHPAQYLKENEPRIEGRSGKLELLDELLDTILAEGAGVLVFTQYVQMARLIEQHLAARGVPTLFLHGGTPIPRRQEMVDRFQDGEVPVFLLSLKAAGTGLNLTRAGHVVHFDRWWNPAVEAQATDRAYRIGQTQPVQVHRLIAEGTVEDRIAAMLHRKRELADAVLGSGEAALTELTDAELADLVELRGSRR; this is encoded by the coding sequence GTGCACGGACTCCCCACGGCAACGCTCTCCGAGATCGCCCAACTGTCCCGCTGCTCCGCGGTCTTCCTGCCTGCGGACCCTGCCCGTACCGGACGGGTCGCCTTCTGGCACCCCGATAGCAACGAGCCGCCCACGAGCCCCGGCTCCATGGAGGAACTGCTCGTCGTCGGCGGCGACACACGCCCGTACTCCGTACGAACGATGGTGCTGACCGTACAGGAAGCCCTGCCCGTTCTCACCCGGGGTCGCGCTGCCGGACACTCCTCACCGGCTGTCGCCTTCTGGGGCTCGGCCGCCGTGCTCGCGCTCCAACTCGCCGCCCGTGGGCGGCTGCTGCCCGGACTGAGCGCCACCGGCCACGACGCATGGCGGGCCGGCCCCCTCGACGCCGATGACCTGCGGCGCGTCCGGGAACTCGCCGCCGCCATGCCGCCGACCGCCCACGCGGTGCCGCTGGACCCCGAGGAGGAGCCCGTACGCCTGCCCGCGCCCGAGGAGTTGGTACGCGCCTTCCTCGATGCCGTGGCCGACGCACTGCCACGCACACCCGCCGCTCCCTTCGCCGCGGGCGGCGCCGCCTTCGCCACCGCCGCACCGCAGTACCTGCCCGAACAGCAGGCCTGGGCGGCCGATGTCGCGGCAGGCCAGGACGCGGGCGTACGCATCTCCCTGCGGGTGGAGGTGTCGGGCCTCACCGCGTCAGGTGGCGAGGGGGCTGTGGGGCCCGCCTTCCGGGCGGTGTTGCAGATGCACAGCGTCAGCGACCCGTCCCTGATGGCCGATGCCGCGGACGTCTGGTCGGGTACCGCGACCGGATTCGCCCCACGGGCCCGGATGGACGCCCTGCTCGCACTGCGCCGGGCCGCGCGCGCCTGGACGCCCCTCGCCCCTCTGCTGTCGGCCGCCGTGCCCGACACGGTCGAACTCGCCGACGAGGAAGTCACCGAGCTGCTCGGTGAGGCCGCTCGGGCGCTCGCCGCCGGAGGCGTGCAGGTGCACTGGCCCAGGGAGCTGTCGCGCAAGCTCACCGCGCGCGCCGTCATCGGCCCGGCCGACAGTCCGCCGGGCGAGGACTCCGCCGCGCCCGACGCCGCACAGCGCTCCACGTCGGACCTGCCCCCTCTGCTGTCGGCCGACGCGCTGCTCGCCTTCAACTGGCGGTTCGCGCTGGGCGGTCAGCAGCTGAGCCGTGCCGAGCTGGACCTCGTCGCCGAGGCGAGCAGGCCCGTGGTGCGGCTGCGCGACCAGTGGGTGCTGATCGACCCCGAAGAGGCCCGGCGCGCTCGCGGTACCCAGGACCGCAAGGTCACTGCGATCGACGCGCTGGGGGCCGCGCTGACCGGTACGGCCGAAGTCGACGGCGCGCGGGTGGAGGTCACCGCGACGGGCTGGCTGGCCCGGTTGCGCGACCGGCTCGCCGACCCCGAGGGCCGGGAGGACACCGGACAGCTGACGATCCCTCAGCCCGCCGCGCTGGCCGCGGTCCTGCGCGACTACCAGGTGCGCGGGCTGAACTGGCTGCACCGGATGACGTCGCTCGGCCTCGGTGCCTGCCTCGCCGACGACATGGGCCTCGGCAAGACCGTCACCTTGATCGCACTGCATCTGCACCGCCAGAGCGACGAGGCTTCCGCGGGCCCCACCCTGGTGGTCTGCCCTGCCTCCCTGATGGGCAACTGGCAGCGCGAGATCGAGAAGTTCGCGCCGGGTACCGCCGTACGCCGCTTCCACGGTTCCGCACGGAGCCTGGAGGCCCTTGAGGACGGCGAGTTCGTCCTCACCACGTACGGCACCATGCGGCTGGACACCGCGAAGCTGGCCGACGTGGGGTGGGGGCTCGTCGTCGCCGACGAAGCGCAGCACGTCAAGAACCCGTACTCCGCCACGGCCCGGCAGCTGCGGACCATCGGCGCTCGTGCACGCGTGGCGCTCACCGGCACTCCGGTGGAGAACAACCTCTCCGAGCTGTGGGCGATCCTGGACTGGACCACCCCGGGACTGCTGGGCAAGCTGGGCAGTTTCCGTACCCGGTACGCCCAGGCCGTCGAAGGCGGCAAGGACCCCGGGGCGGCCGAGCGGCTGTCCCGGCTGGTCGCCCCCTTCCTGCTACGGCGGCGCAAGTCCGATCCGGGCATCGCGCCCGAGCTGCCGCCGAAGACCGAGACCGATCTGGCGGTCTCGCTCACCAGGGAACAGACCGGCCTGTACGAGGCGGTGGTACGGGAGACCCTCGCGGAGATCTCGGGCACCGACGGCTTCGCCCGCCGCGGCCTCGTGGTGAAACTGCTGACGGCGCTGAAGCAGATCTGCAACCATCCCGCGCAGTACCTCAAGGAGAACGAGCCCCGGATCGAGGGGCGTTCGGGCAAGCTGGAGCTGCTGGACGAGCTGCTCGACACGATCCTCGCCGAAGGCGCGGGCGTGCTGGTCTTCACGCAGTACGTGCAGATGGCGCGGCTGATCGAGCAGCATCTGGCGGCTCGTGGGGTGCCCACCCTGTTCCTGCACGGAGGCACGCCGATCCCGCGCCGTCAGGAGATGGTGGACCGCTTCCAGGACGGTGAAGTGCCGGTGTTCCTGCTGTCGTTGAAGGCTGCGGGTACCGGGCTCAACCTCACCCGTGCGGGGCATGTGGTGCACTTCGACCGCTGGTGGAACCCGGCCGTCGAAGCGCAGGCCACCGACCGGGCGTACCGGATCGGGCAGACCCAGCCGGTCCAGGTGCACCGGCTGATCGCCGAGGGCACCGTCGAGGACCGGATCGCCGCCATGCTCCATCGCAAACGCGAACTGGCGGATGCGGTGCTCGGCTCGGGCGAGGCCGCACTGACCGAACTGACCGACGCCGAGCTGGCGGACCTGGTCGAGCTGCGAGGGAGCCGACGATGA
- a CDS encoding fatty acid desaturase family protein yields the protein MPETASMLAEPEQKTGSDFAPLLRTVKAHGLLARRTGWYVLSMSTNLLALAATVAGMVLVGDSWWTLLLALPLAVFWSRTAFFGHDAGHAQISGDRRVSRAVGLFHSNLLLGMSYGWWNDKHNRHHANPNHVDKDPDVGVGVMVWTQKQAADREGFSRWLTRNQAQLFFPLLLLEGIALKIYGFQTVLSKDECRQPTRERVVEGLLLLTHLAAYAALLLTVMSPGKAVVFALAHHALFGLHLGMTFAPNHKGMEMPDPDGDRWGHLQRQVLTSRNVRGGVLTDWFLGGLNYQIEHHLFPSMPRPHLRLAQSLVSEHCRSLGIPYAQTSLTDSYRQALTHMYEVGAPLRSA from the coding sequence ATGCCAGAGACCGCCTCGATGCTCGCCGAGCCCGAGCAGAAGACGGGCAGTGACTTCGCCCCCCTGTTGAGGACGGTGAAGGCACATGGACTCCTGGCGCGCCGTACCGGCTGGTACGTCCTCAGCATGAGTACCAATCTGCTGGCGCTCGCCGCGACGGTCGCCGGCATGGTCCTCGTCGGGGACTCGTGGTGGACGCTCCTGCTCGCGCTCCCGCTGGCGGTCTTCTGGTCGCGCACCGCCTTCTTCGGGCACGACGCCGGACACGCGCAGATCTCCGGCGACCGCCGGGTGAGCCGGGCGGTCGGGCTCTTCCACAGCAATCTGCTGCTCGGTATGAGTTACGGCTGGTGGAACGACAAGCACAACCGCCATCACGCCAACCCCAACCACGTGGACAAGGATCCCGACGTCGGTGTCGGTGTCATGGTGTGGACGCAGAAGCAGGCGGCGGACCGCGAGGGCTTCTCCCGCTGGCTCACCCGCAACCAGGCACAGCTCTTCTTCCCGCTGCTGCTGCTCGAAGGCATAGCTCTGAAGATCTACGGATTCCAGACCGTGCTCTCGAAGGACGAGTGCCGCCAGCCCACCCGCGAGCGGGTCGTCGAGGGACTTCTGCTGCTCACCCATCTCGCCGCGTACGCCGCGCTGCTACTGACGGTGATGTCACCCGGCAAGGCGGTCGTCTTCGCCCTGGCGCACCACGCGCTGTTCGGGCTGCACCTCGGCATGACCTTCGCACCGAACCACAAGGGCATGGAGATGCCCGACCCGGACGGCGACCGCTGGGGACACCTGCAGCGTCAGGTGCTGACCTCGCGCAACGTACGCGGGGGAGTCCTCACCGACTGGTTCCTCGGCGGGCTGAACTACCAGATCGAGCACCATCTCTTCCCGAGCATGCCGCGACCGCATCTCCGGCTCGCCCAGTCGCTGGTGAGCGAGCACTGCCGCTCGCTGGGAATTCCGTACGCGCAGACGTCGCTGACCGATTCGTACCGGCAGGCTCTGACCCACATGTACGAGGTCGGCGCACCGTTGCGCTCCGCGTAG
- a CDS encoding APC family permease — MPGEPNPGLRRDAVGLREVLFQSITAMAPAAAIAASIPSGAAFAGGSLPLSVLVALVACLFTASCVAELARELPAAGSVATYSARGLHPAVGFLVGWGYVSVEALVPALLLLQLGFTTAGTLHQEWASFPTDLWWPWSLAGAAIIALAGFFGVRASARLGTVLGIFEVLVFLVFAVLLIAKAGDANTLSVFGSSHTASGYTGISGVFAGSVYTVLAFSGFEAAAPLAEEARDPRRTMRRAVLGAALAIGLVYVLTTYAMSVYFGPDRFAGFGVSGAASWEGVARASFGLFWVVLFLAVVNSTIANANACSNVSTRTAFALGRIGVFPRPFARVHPRHRSPVVGVAVQFVVAVAAVLGLGLAYDPVTAFALLATVIVTVVIGVYIVVNLACAGYFLRRRREAFRPVLHLLFPLLGIAAFVPALLTAAGIPAFDFVSELKPPVSYAGPVVGGWMLIGVVVLAVLARRHPERLAETGRVHLDEPQDPEEITGEANR, encoded by the coding sequence ATGCCGGGGGAACCGAACCCAGGGCTACGGCGCGATGCCGTCGGGCTGCGTGAGGTCCTCTTCCAGAGCATCACGGCGATGGCCCCCGCCGCGGCCATCGCCGCCTCCATCCCGTCGGGTGCCGCTTTCGCGGGCGGGAGTCTGCCGCTGTCCGTACTGGTCGCGCTGGTCGCCTGTCTGTTCACGGCCTCCTGCGTCGCCGAGCTGGCACGGGAGTTACCCGCGGCGGGCTCGGTGGCGACCTACTCCGCGCGGGGACTGCACCCGGCGGTCGGGTTCCTGGTCGGATGGGGATACGTCTCCGTCGAGGCGCTGGTACCAGCCCTCCTGCTGCTCCAGCTCGGCTTCACCACGGCCGGCACCCTGCACCAGGAGTGGGCGTCCTTCCCGACGGACCTGTGGTGGCCGTGGTCACTGGCAGGGGCCGCGATCATCGCGCTGGCGGGCTTCTTCGGCGTACGGGCGTCCGCCCGCCTCGGCACGGTCCTCGGCATTTTCGAGGTGCTCGTCTTCCTCGTCTTCGCCGTGCTGTTGATCGCGAAGGCCGGTGACGCCAACACCCTCTCGGTCTTCGGCAGTTCGCACACGGCGAGCGGATACACCGGGATCAGCGGCGTCTTCGCCGGTTCGGTCTACACGGTGCTGGCCTTCTCCGGATTCGAGGCGGCGGCGCCCCTCGCCGAGGAGGCCAGGGACCCGCGACGGACCATGCGGCGGGCGGTGCTCGGAGCGGCGCTGGCGATCGGTCTGGTCTACGTCCTGACGACGTACGCCATGTCGGTGTACTTCGGCCCGGACCGTTTCGCCGGGTTCGGCGTGTCCGGGGCGGCCTCCTGGGAGGGGGTGGCCCGCGCGTCGTTCGGACTGTTCTGGGTGGTGCTCTTCCTCGCCGTGGTCAACTCGACCATCGCCAACGCCAACGCGTGCTCCAACGTCTCGACCCGGACCGCCTTCGCGCTCGGCCGCATCGGGGTGTTCCCGCGCCCCTTCGCCCGCGTCCATCCGCGACACCGGTCCCCGGTGGTCGGTGTCGCCGTGCAGTTCGTCGTCGCGGTGGCCGCGGTGCTGGGGCTCGGCCTCGCCTACGACCCGGTGACGGCGTTCGCCCTGCTCGCCACGGTCATCGTGACGGTGGTCATCGGGGTGTACATCGTGGTGAACCTGGCCTGCGCCGGGTACTTCCTGCGGCGCAGACGCGAGGCGTTCCGTCCGGTGCTGCATCTGCTCTTCCCGCTGCTGGGCATCGCCGCTTTCGTCCCGGCACTGCTGACGGCCGCCGGGATACCCGCCTTCGACTTCGTCTCGGAGCTGAAACCGCCCGTCTCGTACGCGGGTCCGGTCGTCGGTGGCTGGATGCTGATCGGCGTCGTGGTCCTCGCCGTACTGGCACGCAGGCATCCGGAACGGCTGGCGGAGACCGGACGGGTCCACCTGGACGAACCGCAGGACCCCGAGGAGATCACAGGAGAGGCAAACCGATGA
- a CDS encoding acetamidase/formamidase family protein: protein MTDPRILKVRPQEGDYAWTFGGAAPVARIAPGTVLDLFTEDCFAGRVRSTKDLVSEVCEFPFLNPQTGPFHVEGAEPGDTVAVHFVSVEPARDWAASTTVPLFGALTSTHTTATLQPPLPEVVWMWELDRERRTCLFRARDSDIEIALPMDPMHGTVGVAPANLEVRSALVPDAHGGNMDTPEMRAGVTCYLGVNVEGALLSLGDGHARQGEGETCGVAVECAMNTVVVVELLKGVATPWPRLESDTHLLSTGSARPLEDAFRISQLDLVQWLSRDYGLSELDAYQLISQAGEAPLANVCDTNYTCVAKIRKEWLPAGEPHRGLHRHLREVAAVLPRP, encoded by the coding sequence ATGACCGATCCGCGCATCCTGAAGGTACGGCCCCAGGAGGGCGACTACGCCTGGACGTTCGGCGGGGCGGCCCCGGTGGCGCGCATCGCGCCCGGCACCGTCCTCGACCTGTTCACCGAGGACTGCTTCGCGGGACGGGTCCGCTCCACGAAGGACCTGGTGTCCGAGGTCTGCGAGTTCCCCTTCCTCAATCCGCAGACCGGCCCCTTCCACGTCGAGGGGGCGGAGCCCGGTGACACCGTGGCCGTGCACTTCGTGTCCGTCGAACCGGCCCGTGACTGGGCGGCGTCGACGACCGTCCCGCTCTTCGGGGCGCTGACCTCCACGCATACGACGGCCACCTTGCAGCCGCCGCTGCCCGAGGTCGTATGGATGTGGGAGCTCGACAGGGAGCGGCGTACCTGCCTCTTCCGGGCGCGGGACAGCGACATCGAGATCGCCCTGCCGATGGACCCGATGCACGGCACGGTCGGCGTGGCGCCCGCGAATCTGGAGGTACGGTCCGCGCTGGTGCCCGACGCGCACGGAGGGAACATGGACACCCCGGAGATGCGCGCGGGCGTCACGTGTTACCTCGGGGTGAATGTCGAGGGAGCGCTGCTCAGTCTCGGCGACGGTCATGCCCGTCAGGGGGAGGGCGAGACCTGCGGGGTAGCTGTGGAGTGCGCCATGAACACGGTCGTGGTGGTGGAACTGCTCAAGGGTGTGGCAACCCCCTGGCCCCGGCTGGAGTCCGACACCCATCTCCTCTCGACCGGCTCCGCGCGGCCCCTCGAAGACGCCTTCCGCATCTCGCAGTTGGACCTGGTGCAGTGGCTGTCCCGTGATTACGGACTGTCCGAACTGGACGCGTACCAACTGATCTCGCAGGCGGGCGAGGCCCCGCTCGCCAATGTCTGCGACACCAACTACACCTGCGTGGCCAAGATCCGCAAGGAGTGGCTGCCCGCGGGCGAACCCCACCGCGGCCTGCACCGGCACCTGAGGGAGGTCGCCGCCGTACTGCCCCGTCCGTGA
- a CDS encoding DUF4383 domain-containing protein: MPPERRRNEMATSHAVRAPRRHFVLDEHLPVDHKLSRVYRFGAGLMGLVLVAFGILGLIDKIGFFNTGGDMVAGLNTNGALSVLSIVIGGLLLVGAAIGGNVASMMNMVIGVAFIVSGFVNLALIGTRFNFLAFHMQNVLFSFVVGLLLMTFGMYGRVSGGLPHDNPYWRARHAQR, from the coding sequence ATGCCTCCGGAGCGGAGGAGGAACGAGATGGCTACGAGCCATGCAGTGCGCGCGCCCCGACGCCACTTCGTGCTGGACGAGCATCTGCCCGTCGACCACAAACTCAGCCGTGTCTACCGTTTCGGCGCCGGACTCATGGGTCTGGTCCTGGTGGCCTTCGGCATACTGGGCCTGATCGACAAGATCGGCTTCTTCAACACCGGCGGCGACATGGTGGCCGGCCTCAACACCAACGGAGCGCTCAGTGTCCTGTCGATCGTGATCGGGGGACTGCTGCTCGTGGGCGCCGCCATCGGCGGGAACGTCGCATCGATGATGAACATGGTGATCGGCGTGGCCTTCATCGTCAGCGGCTTCGTCAACCTCGCCCTGATCGGTACCCGTTTCAACTTCCTGGCCTTCCACATGCAGAACGTCCTGTTCAGCTTTGTCGTCGGCCTTCTGCTGATGACGTTCGGCATGTACGGGCGGGTGTCCGGCGGCCTTCCTCACGACAACCCGTACTGGCGCGCCCGGCACGCGCAACGCTGA
- a CDS encoding SWIM zinc finger family protein, protein MSTDTPGRTFAALAPAGGRGFAQTWWGHAWLKALEETALDGAQLKKGRRYAREGAVGAVSVRPGRITAVVRGSDSTPYRSDVLLQQLTEQEWDRFLDMAVDSAGHIAALLDREMPPHLVEDAAAAGVELLPGIGDLEPECSCEAWDHCSHTAALCYQLARLLDQDPFVLLLMRGKDERELLDELQVRSVARAAQPADGGAHEEPRAPEGVRADEAFAAWDTLPPLPSPPPVPDEPGQPPSLDTESGPAPGIDPDALEFLAADAAARAAALLADALAPEHEHQPVEGELTSRQDAVRMAAGTSDIRITARLATGSGRERAELALAVRAWRCGGSTALSVLEERWAPGPTELTRALAQLDHAWEGGSRPRLRADGNRWTVVGTDAQLRYGQDGRWWPYRKERGRWTPAGPADHDPAAALAAVADA, encoded by the coding sequence ATGAGTACGGACACACCCGGGCGCACCTTCGCCGCCCTGGCGCCCGCAGGTGGCCGGGGGTTCGCGCAGACCTGGTGGGGCCACGCCTGGCTGAAGGCCCTTGAGGAGACGGCGCTCGACGGCGCGCAGCTGAAGAAGGGCCGCAGATACGCGCGCGAGGGCGCGGTCGGAGCGGTGTCCGTACGGCCCGGCCGGATCACCGCTGTCGTACGGGGCTCCGACTCCACTCCGTACCGCAGTGATGTGCTGTTGCAACAGCTGACGGAGCAGGAGTGGGACCGCTTCCTGGACATGGCGGTCGACAGCGCGGGCCACATCGCGGCGCTGCTGGACCGGGAGATGCCGCCCCATCTGGTGGAGGACGCGGCGGCGGCCGGGGTGGAACTTCTGCCCGGCATCGGCGATCTGGAGCCGGAGTGTTCCTGTGAGGCCTGGGACCACTGCTCGCACACGGCGGCGCTCTGCTATCAGCTGGCACGGCTTCTGGACCAGGATCCGTTCGTACTGCTGCTGATGCGCGGCAAGGACGAGCGCGAGCTGCTCGACGAGTTGCAGGTGCGGAGCGTCGCCCGTGCGGCGCAGCCGGCGGACGGCGGGGCGCACGAGGAGCCGCGCGCGCCCGAGGGCGTGCGGGCCGACGAGGCGTTCGCCGCCTGGGACACGCTGCCTCCGCTGCCCTCTCCGCCGCCGGTGCCCGACGAGCCCGGACAGCCACCGTCCCTCGACACGGAGTCGGGCCCGGCCCCGGGGATCGACCCCGACGCCCTGGAGTTCCTGGCGGCGGACGCAGCCGCACGCGCGGCGGCCCTGCTGGCCGACGCCCTGGCACCGGAGCACGAACACCAGCCCGTCGAGGGCGAGTTGACTTCGCGGCAGGACGCTGTACGGATGGCTGCCGGCACGTCGGACATACGGATCACAGCCCGCCTCGCCACGGGCTCGGGGCGGGAGCGCGCCGAACTGGCTCTCGCCGTTCGGGCCTGGCGCTGCGGCGGTTCGACAGCGCTGTCGGTGCTGGAGGAGCGGTGGGCCCCCGGACCCACAGAGCTGACGCGGGCCCTCGCCCAGCTCGACCACGCCTGGGAGGGGGGTTCGCGCCCGAGGCTCCGGGCCGACGGCAACCGCTGGACGGTGGTGGGGACCGATGCGCAGCTCCGCTACGGGCAGGACGGCCGCTGGTGGCCGTACCGCAAGGAGCGCGGACGATGGACGCCCGCGGGACCGGCCGATCACGACCCGGCGGCGGCGCTGGCCGCGGTGGCCGACGCGTAG